A region of the Deltaproteobacteria bacterium genome:
CATGGGCTTCATGCGAATATCGGTGATGACAAGCTCGACCGGAGTCTTGGCGGCCAGGTCCAGGGCCTCCTGGCCGCTAGCCGCCAGACTGACCCCGTAGCCTTCCCTGGTGAGCATGAGCTCCAGGAACTCACGCATGCTCAGGTCATCATCAACAATGAGGATACGATCCATAATTTTGAGGTTCAGTCTGAGCGGCGCTGGACTACCTTGCCTTGGACCATGGTCAGGACCGCCTGTCCTCTCATGGTCCGGCCTTCAAATGGCGTATTGCGGCTTAGAGATTTAAAGCCGCTGGTCTTGACTTCCCACGTCGCGTCGAAATCAATGAGGGTCAGGTCAGCCGCCTGCCCGGGGGTCAGGGTCCCGCCCGGAAGGCCGAGGATTTTGGCCGGGTTGGCGCTCAGGATGGCAATGGCCTGCGAAAGATTCAAAATGCCATCCCGGACCAGGTCCAGAGTCAGCGGCAGGGCTGTTTCCAAACCCACGATACCAAAGGCGGCCTGATCGAACTCAACGTCCTTTTCCAATTCAGAGTGAGGGGCATGATCAGTGGCCACGACGTCAAGTGTGCCGTCAGCCAGGCCCGCCCGAACCGCATCCACGTCGGCCTGGGCCCGAAGCGGCGGGTTCATCTTGGCCTCAGTCCGATACCCAACCACCGCCTCCTCGGTCAGGGAAAAATAGTGCGGCGCGGTTTCGGCTGAAATTAAGAGGCCGGTGGCCTTGGCCTGACGGACGATTTCAACCGACCCGGCCGTGCTGATGTGCGCGAGGTGAAGCGGGGCCTTGGCCAGGGCGGCCAGCCGGATATCACGGTACACGCCCAACTCCTCGGCCGTAGCCGGGATGCCGGCCAGGCCCAAACGTGTGGCCAGAGCGCCTTCGTTCATGACTCCCCCGGTTGAGAGGGTCAAGTCTTCGGCATGGGAAATGGCCAGCAGGTTGAAAACTTGAGAATATTCCAGAATGCGGCGCATCACCTCAGAACTGGAGACCGGTCGGCCGTCGTCGGACACGGCCACAGCCCCGGCCTCGGCCAGGTCGCCATACTGACAAAGCTCCTCCCCCCTGGAGCCCACCGTCATGGCCGCCACCGGAAAAACCCGCACCACGCCCGTCAGGCGCGCCTGGTTAAGGATAAATT
Encoded here:
- a CDS encoding dihydroorotase; this encodes MRILIKGGRVVDPAQGLDEPREVLIEDGRILDLAAPGAEQGFAEGAEIIDAAGLIVTPGLIDMHVHLREPGEEYKETIASGTAAAAAGGFTAVAAMPNTIPVNDNRSQTEFILNQARLTGVVRVFPVAAMTVGSRGEELCQYGDLAEAGAVAVSDDGRPVSSSEVMRRILEYSQVFNLLAISHAEDLTLSTGGVMNEGALATRLGLAGIPATAEELGVYRDIRLAALAKAPLHLAHISTAGSVEIVRQAKATGLLISAETAPHYFSLTEEAVVGYRTEAKMNPPLRAQADVDAVRAGLADGTLDVVATDHAPHSELEKDVEFDQAAFGIVGLETALPLTLDLVRDGILNLSQAIAILSANPAKILGLPGGTLTPGQAADLTLIDFDATWEVKTSGFKSLSRNTPFEGRTMRGQAVLTMVQGKVVQRRSD